A section of the Spirosoma pollinicola genome encodes:
- a CDS encoding M28 family metallopeptidase — protein MLKKYSPYLVCIGIIQSVSAQMSPVTIPAEAQQAARSVRPTAIEAHMRYLADDKLKGRKPGTEGYELAAQYVEKQFKTLGFKPLGQRGTFRQLVPLRKAQVREDASTLALIQEGKEQLFTYGKNFILSPNFGQPVSDVSAPIVFVGFGVSAPELGYDDYAGIDVRGKVVACFNGAPAIFPSNQRAYTGSAKQEVAASRGAVGMITFSLPTDVQARIESNAPRNRQATYRWTNAQGKAQRTFPQLKVVALLGDSTARSLFGKAAKTFEEARVAANQSKPQAFPMNLVVRAHTETDLNDGLVGENIVGVLPGIDPTLKDEYVVYVSHLDHLGVGRPVKGDSIFNGAHDNASGVAINLEAARLFASLPQKPRRSIVFVAVTGEEMGLLGSDYFASNPTVPKAKIVANLCLDMPFFFHPLLDIVPYGSEHSSMKGAVEAAATFVGVKIAKDPIPEQAVFMRSDHFSFVRQGIPAIYIKSGSTTGDDRDGTKLNLAWRATIYHTPQDDMNQPFDWNAAGRHVQLQFLIGYLTAQANGRPVWNKADFFGTKFGPAATAKID, from the coding sequence ATGTTGAAAAAGTATAGTCCCTACCTTGTCTGTATTGGCATTATTCAGTCGGTTTCGGCTCAGATGTCACCTGTAACGATTCCCGCTGAGGCCCAACAAGCAGCCCGATCTGTACGTCCTACAGCCATCGAAGCCCATATGCGCTACCTGGCAGATGATAAATTAAAAGGTCGGAAACCCGGTACAGAAGGCTATGAATTGGCCGCTCAATATGTTGAAAAACAGTTCAAAACGCTGGGCTTCAAACCACTTGGACAGCGGGGAACATTTCGTCAGTTAGTGCCGCTTCGCAAAGCACAGGTTCGTGAAGACGCCAGTACGCTTGCTTTGATTCAGGAGGGGAAGGAACAGCTGTTTACGTACGGTAAAAACTTTATTCTCAGTCCCAACTTTGGCCAGCCGGTCAGTGATGTTTCAGCACCCATTGTTTTTGTCGGTTTTGGCGTATCGGCTCCCGAGTTGGGGTACGATGACTATGCCGGTATTGATGTGCGCGGTAAAGTTGTCGCCTGTTTTAACGGCGCTCCGGCTATATTTCCATCGAATCAGCGGGCGTATACAGGCTCGGCCAAGCAGGAAGTAGCGGCTTCGCGCGGTGCAGTGGGCATGATAACGTTTAGCCTGCCCACCGATGTTCAGGCACGTATCGAGTCAAACGCGCCCCGTAATCGACAGGCTACCTACCGCTGGACCAACGCCCAGGGAAAAGCCCAGCGGACGTTCCCGCAGTTGAAAGTTGTGGCTTTATTGGGCGACTCAACGGCTCGCTCATTGTTCGGAAAAGCAGCCAAAACGTTTGAAGAAGCCCGCGTGGCCGCCAATCAGAGTAAACCACAGGCGTTTCCAATGAATCTGGTGGTTCGCGCCCATACCGAAACCGATCTGAACGATGGGCTGGTGGGTGAAAACATCGTAGGGGTACTGCCCGGCATTGACCCAACTCTAAAAGATGAATATGTTGTTTATGTTTCGCACCTCGATCACCTCGGCGTAGGGCGACCCGTCAAAGGAGATTCAATTTTTAATGGTGCACATGACAACGCATCGGGTGTGGCCATTAACCTCGAAGCGGCCCGGCTCTTTGCGTCATTACCTCAAAAGCCGCGTCGGTCTATTGTGTTCGTAGCCGTAACGGGCGAAGAAATGGGGCTGCTTGGCTCCGATTATTTTGCCAGTAATCCGACCGTACCAAAGGCTAAAATAGTAGCGAACCTGTGTCTCGATATGCCGTTTTTCTTTCACCCGTTGCTGGATATTGTGCCTTATGGCTCCGAGCATTCTAGCATGAAGGGTGCCGTGGAGGCAGCCGCTACGTTTGTGGGTGTAAAAATTGCCAAAGACCCGATTCCTGAGCAGGCCGTCTTCATGCGCTCCGACCACTTTAGCTTTGTACGGCAGGGTATTCCGGCTATTTACATCAAAAGCGGTTCGACCACCGGCGACGACCGCGACGGTACAAAACTTAACCTCGCCTGGCGGGCAACGATCTATCACACCCCACAGGACGATATGAATCAGCCGTTTGATTGGAACGCGGCTGGTCGGCATGTGCAGTTGCAGTTCCTGATTGGTTACCTCACAGCTCAGGCGAATGGCCGTCCTGTCTGGAATAAAGCTGACTTTTTTGGTACCAAATTCGGTCCGGCGGCAACGGCAAAAATAGACTGA
- a CDS encoding RrF2 family transcriptional regulator, whose translation MISKKAKYAIKALKALTESYGKGPVLISQLAEQELIPKKFLETILLDLRNHGILQSQKGKGGGYLLRVEPERITLAQVIRIIDGPIAPTPCVSLNFYVRCDDCDDEETCSIRPIMLRVRDANLAVYETTTIRMLVDRMTPVIEEV comes from the coding sequence ATGATCTCGAAAAAGGCAAAATATGCGATCAAAGCACTAAAGGCATTAACAGAGTCCTATGGAAAAGGGCCGGTTTTGATCTCTCAACTGGCCGAACAGGAATTGATACCCAAAAAATTTCTGGAAACTATTTTGCTCGACTTACGCAACCACGGTATCCTGCAAAGTCAGAAAGGCAAAGGGGGCGGTTACTTATTGCGCGTTGAGCCGGAGCGCATCACGCTGGCACAGGTTATCCGCATTATTGACGGTCCCATTGCGCCTACCCCCTGCGTTTCCTTAAATTTTTATGTTCGCTGCGATGACTGTGATGACGAGGAAACCTGCTCTATCCGACCCATTATGTTACGCGTTCGGGATGCTAATCTGGCGGTATACGAAACAACAACGATCAGGATGCTGGTCGACAGAATGACGCCAGTAATTGAGGAAGTTTGA